The following nucleotide sequence is from Psychroflexus torquis ATCC 700755.
GGGAAGGACTTCTAAAGAAGTAGCCTTTGTTGTTTCTGGGTTATTTAGATCCTTTTATTATTCATCTGCAGAAGAAGAAGTCACCTATTGTTTTACGTTTTCTAATACATTTGTTAGTGCCTATTCTTCATTTTTATCACAAACCAAAACGGTAGAGAATATTCAAGCCCTTACAGATATTGAGTTGTTTAGTATTTCAAGAGATGAGATTTTAAAGTTAGAGAAATCAAGTACCAATTGGCTTCGATTCTTCAAATTCATCGCTGAACAAGAATATATAAAAATGGAAAAAAGAATCTTCATATTGCAAAAAGAAAGTGCTGAAAAGCGGTATGAAGACTTACTTAAAAACCAACCTCAATATCTACAATTAATCCCTCTGAATTATTTATCCTCTTATTTAGGAATTACCCAGCGGCATTTAAGTCGCATCAGAAAGTCGATTTCGAATTAGACATATGTCCTTTTAAAGGAGTTACATCCTTGCGTTCTTTGTGTAGAAATAAAGACAAATTATGAAACAAGTTTTAATCATTAATGGACATCCCGACAAGCAGAGTTATAATTATGCACTAACGGAAGCTTAT
It contains:
- a CDS encoding Crp/Fnr family transcriptional regulator, whose protein sequence is MRDYLKSFNILTDEDIDVFESKVIRKTLKKGDYFVQEGRTSKEVAFVVSGLFRSFYYSSAEEEVTYCFTFSNTFVSAYSSFLSQTKTVENIQALTDIELFSISRDEILKLEKSSTNWLRFFKFIAEQEYIKMEKRIFILQKESAEKRYEDLLKNQPQYLQLIPLNYLSSYLGITQRHLSRIRKSISN
- a CDS encoding NAD(P)H-dependent oxidoreductase codes for the protein MKQVLIINGHPDKQSYNYALTEAYLKGANKTKLDL